The DNA sequence TCTTCGGCACGGAAGGGGTAGTGTACCAAGTAGTGGATGAGGTTCTCGACAAGAAGGAGAACATTCATCTTATCTCAGGATGGCCGAACTATTTTGGAGGAATCGCGCTGGGCAAAGAAGCCCCGGCTCCAGGAGACCCCAGTGTTCCCAAGAACATCAAGATCCGCGTCCCGCCGATCAAATCCTATGAGTTGACCGCTGATGCTTTGGGATACATGGCCACCCCCATTCCCTGGGCCGAGACCTTCACGGCCATGCAGACGGGCATAGTCAACGGGGCTATCGGAGCAGGGGCCGAGGGGTACTATGCAGACCTCAGGGACCTCATGAAGGAGTACCTTGTCATTAATGACCACTTTGAAATGTGGTTTTGGTACATGAATAAGGATCTTTGGAATAAGCTCTCCAAGGAGGACCAGGATCTTCTCACGAGGCTAGGCCGTGAACTAGAGGCCAAGAGATGGAAAGCTGCTCCCGAAGCTCAAAAGGCAAACGAAAAGAGGCTGGCCGATTTTGGTGTAAAGGTTATCTACATCAAGCCGGAAGAATTCGATGTCATAGTTAAAAAGGCGGAGGAGAAAGTATGGCCGGCACTCAAGGGAGATATCGGCGAGGAATACTTTAATAGAACGATGGAAGTGCTGAAGAAATAGTTTGCAAACGCATGGTACTTCCCGCTTCAATATGAGTTTCGCAATGATCCGGGGGGCGCAAGTCCCCCGGGTTGTTCCAAAGACCTCGGGAAAGCCATGGTCTGGCAATTGGGAAAAGAGAGTTTAGAGATAGTGCCCAGAATTCAAATTCTGGGTGGTACGAGAGGGTGAATACCATGGTTGTTGAAACCTATCTTGAAAAGGAAAAGAAGGAAGGCGCCGCTGTAACGGAAGGGCCGTTGAGAATC is a window from the Thermovirga sp. genome containing:
- the dctP gene encoding TRAP transporter substrate-binding protein DctP translates to MRTKWLILGAALLVAVMVTATGTAVAAAQYQWKIGHIRPTGTDVDKDVNWLVEKIKEESGGRIVIDIFPASQLGDYTVVQERVSMGAIEMQLACLGTTVSKALNLTAAPYLATNYEEAEKLFGTEGVVYQVVDEVLDKKENIHLISGWPNYFGGIALGKEAPAPGDPSVPKNIKIRVPPIKSYELTADALGYMATPIPWAETFTAMQTGIVNGAIGAGAEGYYADLRDLMKEYLVINDHFEMWFWYMNKDLWNKLSKEDQDLLTRLGRELEAKRWKAAPEAQKANEKRLADFGVKVIYIKPEEFDVIVKKAEEKVWPALKGDIGEEYFNRTMEVLKK